In one Methylocaldum szegediense genomic region, the following are encoded:
- a CDS encoding GFA family protein, with amino-acid sequence MSRKTMIYRGSCHCEAVVFEVEAPERVVCQDCNCSICSKSGFLHLIVPKSRFRLLTGEENLAVYTFNTGVAKHLFCKTCGIKPFYIPRSNPDGYDVNVRCLTPQPKELVVEPFDGRNWEAHAHRLAHLSRQA; translated from the coding sequence ATGAGTAGGAAAACCATGATCTATCGCGGCAGTTGCCACTGCGAAGCGGTCGTCTTCGAAGTCGAAGCTCCCGAGCGAGTCGTTTGTCAGGACTGCAATTGCTCGATTTGTTCCAAGTCCGGCTTTTTGCATCTCATCGTTCCCAAGTCCAGGTTTAGGCTGTTGACGGGAGAGGAGAACCTCGCCGTATACACCTTCAACACCGGCGTCGCTAAGCATCTATTCTGCAAGACTTGCGGGATCAAGCCTTTTTACATCCCGAGGTCCAACCCGGACGGCTACGACGTGAACGTCCGCTGTCTGACACCGCAGCCCAAGGAATTGGTCGTCGAACCCTTCGACGGTCGAAACTGGGAAGCCCATGCGCACAGGTTGGCACATCTCAGCCGACAAGCTTGA
- a CDS encoding 2-oxoacid:acceptor oxidoreductase family protein — MSIARRPSAVRLQNDWNEVTQWDDYGQSASAPKNTAEAYCFHPGVLPEELRILMVGIGGLGVANLTRRLRDLIADRYCHVCTAEQRGVAQRRASTAATLVAGRSVCAPSLDVSDVDILIGLEPLEALRYRDRLRPGSLCLLSDVRIETICGGLRQYADTREIVCELEWQGAQCVLIPLAQWHRSERMEPVYASSVMLGLFCAVFDIDIERAKTLAFCGLAPRIAHKNIRAMEWGFRQFRREASDMALFNSRQDSSDYILHGYGETELAEAKV, encoded by the coding sequence ATGAGCATAGCGAGGCGTCCATCCGCCGTGCGCCTTCAGAATGACTGGAATGAGGTCACCCAGTGGGATGACTATGGCCAGTCCGCTTCTGCCCCGAAGAACACGGCAGAAGCGTACTGCTTTCATCCCGGCGTGTTGCCTGAGGAACTTCGCATCCTCATGGTAGGTATCGGCGGGCTAGGTGTGGCCAATCTGACCCGGCGACTGCGCGACCTCATCGCCGACCGGTACTGCCATGTGTGTACGGCGGAGCAGCGCGGTGTCGCGCAACGCCGGGCAAGCACCGCTGCTACGCTGGTCGCCGGTCGTTCGGTGTGCGCGCCTTCCCTCGACGTTTCGGACGTAGACATCCTGATCGGACTGGAACCCCTTGAGGCGCTCCGGTATCGCGATCGGCTGCGGCCCGGCTCCCTGTGTCTTCTTTCCGATGTACGTATCGAAACCATCTGCGGCGGACTCCGGCAGTACGCCGACACGCGGGAAATCGTATGCGAACTGGAATGGCAGGGTGCTCAGTGCGTGTTGATTCCCCTGGCGCAATGGCATCGGTCAGAGCGCATGGAGCCGGTTTATGCATCCAGTGTCATGCTCGGATTGTTTTGCGCCGTCTTCGATATCGATATCGAACGGGCCAAGACACTCGCCTTCTGCGGTTTGGCGCCACGTATCGCGCACAAGAACATACGGGCGATGGAATGGGGGTTCCGTCAGTTCCGCAGAGAAGCATCCGACATGGCTCTCTTCAATAGTCGCCAAGACTCATCCGATTACATCCTCCACGGCTATGGCGAAACGGAACTCGCCGAAGCCAAGGTTTAA
- a CDS encoding ACP S-malonyltransferase — protein MSCCYMFPGLGADYPGMIEKFRIYHPWSQKLLADWSELVGCDLSAEHAASDWERENLHQLRIHTLNLLWWRVVRQSSLDANYSCCGHSLGFYAAAVAAGSLTEEMSFRWLQAMFSAAWDEFQENTGKIAVITTNTPIGAHSLARRFSVEVLAINSAYQIVVYGSEQDIERLCCTLEGALIRRDDFDARIPFHSIRMWRVTETVAARAAELGLTVGPPVQALWSHITGERLFSADQVFATLTRQPCQTVLWQQLVRNLRSQHYSEFVEVGPSRVLTQIARWNAPHTPVRYVDNLRKAKRSEARG, from the coding sequence ATGTCTTGCTGTTACATGTTTCCGGGTTTGGGGGCGGATTACCCCGGCATGATCGAGAAATTCCGTATTTACCATCCGTGGTCGCAAAAGCTCTTGGCCGATTGGAGCGAGCTGGTGGGCTGCGATCTCAGCGCCGAGCACGCCGCTAGTGACTGGGAGCGTGAAAACCTACACCAGCTGCGGATACATACCCTCAACCTCCTGTGGTGGCGCGTCGTACGCCAATCCAGCCTCGACGCGAACTACAGCTGTTGCGGCCATAGCTTGGGTTTTTACGCCGCAGCGGTGGCTGCAGGCTCATTGACCGAGGAAATGTCGTTCCGTTGGCTTCAGGCGATGTTCAGCGCCGCTTGGGACGAATTCCAGGAGAATACCGGGAAAATCGCGGTTATCACCACCAACACCCCGATTGGGGCCCATAGTCTCGCGCGCCGCTTCTCCGTGGAAGTGCTCGCGATCAACAGCGCCTACCAGATCGTAGTGTACGGGAGCGAACAAGATATCGAGCGGCTGTGCTGCACGCTCGAGGGAGCGCTGATTCGTCGGGACGATTTTGATGCCCGTATTCCCTTCCACTCTATCCGTATGTGGCGCGTCACCGAAACGGTCGCCGCGCGTGCCGCAGAGCTGGGTTTGACCGTCGGCCCGCCGGTACAGGCTTTGTGGTCGCACATCACGGGCGAGCGGCTGTTTTCGGCCGACCAGGTGTTCGCCACGCTTACGCGCCAGCCCTGCCAAACCGTGTTGTGGCAGCAACTGGTTCGAAATCTCCGTTCGCAGCACTACAGCGAATTCGTGGAAGTCGGTCCCAGTCGGGTGTTGACCCAGATTGCTCGATGGAACGCCCCGCATACTCCCGTGCGGTACGTCGACAATCTGCGAAAAGCCAAACGATCCGAAGCGAGGGGTTGA